Below is a genomic region from Hevea brasiliensis isolate MT/VB/25A 57/8 chromosome 3, ASM3005281v1, whole genome shotgun sequence.
GTACAGGTTTAAGAACCACCTAAAACTGCATTAATGGAgtctaaaaagttataaaaagttatgttttgaaatctttttattgCTTAGTAACGACATAAAGAAGATGGGTGAGAGAGAAGCCGAAGTTAATTAGTCAAACTCAAACTCAAGGCTAATGctttttgtatattttatttccttcatttttttaaaatgtttttGTCAATTTACGTAAGAAAATCCTGGAATCCATTGAAACCTGCCATCTATCCCACTCATCAACAAGAAGATAGCGATACCAATATAATGTAGTATATATATTATACATATTTTTagagttttttttaattattttgaaatgaatactCCTTAAAATGAAAATGCCAATTACCTAATATAATTGTCACAGAGTAGGTAATTGTTCAAGAATTCAAACTGTAAGTTATCCAAAAAAGGAATTATCAACCAAAAGAGAAATATTCAACATCACCTAGAAAACtattcaaaatccaagttttaTACCAATAGATAATGTTTTTGGCTTATCATTTAGTTAAAGAAACTTAAGTtaaactttgattttttttttttttaataattatgtcaaaatatgagatgaaagagaagagagaaagtATAGCCGGCTAGGCCGGCTTATGAAGATGTGGTTTTGGATATTTGCTTGAGAAGAAGGGAAGGTCCAACGTCCAACTCCTCCCTTTGCGGTCAATTTCTTGAAGGGATAGGCTTTTTCATCTGCATCTTCAATTCTCTCTCTCAAAACTCTCTTTGTGTTTGCCTTACAATAATATTATAAAACCCCATAGCTTCTGGTTGTTTATTTGTGTTTTGTGAGCGTGTTTTCAGTAATTGTTCACTTTGGCAATTACAAGAACCTCTAAACATACTTTCAAAAAATAAAACCTCAAAATAATGGAGGGTTATGAGGAACAGCTTCTTCCAGGAGGAGAACAGCTCTCCCTTTCTCAACCTGACCCTTTTGTCATTGAGCTTAATCGTCTGCAGAATCTTCATAAAGGTTTATGATTATTTCTTCTCCTTTTCTTTTGCATCACACTAGTTCCCTCCCACAAAAAAAAACGAGAatgtttcttttttctttttttctaaataacaatttattttttttggtcAAGGTGTTGAACCCATGGGGTCCTGATATGCAGTTTGTGGCCTGTAGGGCAATTGAGATAACCTTTGTTTTGCTTGGTTTTATGTTGAGGGTTAGAGAAAGATAATCAGGATCATGGTGTTCAAATCTTTAATGGGTTACttataaatgaattatttatttatttatttttattttttgcattTAGAGAAGGTTTTCCTTGTCTTTTTATTGTAACATGATATATTATGAAGGTGAACTGCTGATTTGGACTACagcagaatttgggtttttaaCGGTTGGTAGTTAAAACTAGTGGTGCCtagagaaattaatggctgtgtAGGTATGGCCAAGTGACAATTATTGCCTTGAAACAGAGGAAAGCTAGCCACTTATTTCTACCATTTAGATAGGCAATTGATAACcttattaattgattaattgataaaaacaGTGGATGACAACGACGGGCTCTATTACTAGTTCTGTGGTATTTACCTTTATGATTTTTGACAAACCAACTTGATTATTTAAGCTTCCTTGAGTATTTTTTTAATAGACTGAGTGTAAATAAAATATAGCCAAGCTCTAATTGGCAGGttaagtattttatttataataacatCATATATGTCATTAGAAACAAGTAGTCCACTTCTTCCTTTTTCCCCACTTTTCCTAGCTTGTAAGAATTCATCAAGAGAGATGTTTTTCTGGAGATGTGATTTAATAGAATCAGGGAATACGAAAAAAAGGAGTAACAACATAAAATATCTTATGATGACTTTCAGAGAAAGACAGAGAGTTGGGGGCTGCTCATGCAGAAATTAAAGCTTTGAGAACAACAGAAGTTTCAAAGGATAGGGCTATAGAAGAGGTATTAACGATATTTGAAGCACTCAAAAGTATGAGCATGTCATCCAATTTCACTCTTTCTTATCAATTTGCTATGTTTTTCAGCTCGGGAATGACGTTAATAAACTGGATCAGAAAATTAGAGACACTGAAAATCTTCTAGAGCATAAGGTTTGTTGGAAGTAGttgatgaaatttttataaagaTACATGTGATTGACCTGTGGGACTAAGATGATCCAATTCTGATTCATTTGTAGAATCTTGAAATCAAGAAACTCACTAATGAAAAGAAAGATGCATTAGCTGCACAGTATGCTGCAGAATCAACTCTTAGAAGGCTGCATGCAAATCTAAAGGATGATGATTCTCTTCCTATTGAGTCTTTCATTGCTCCTCTTGAGGCGGAGATTAAGATATATAAAAGTGAGGTAAGGTTATGAAAGAATATGATTGATTTCAAATGCTAGTATAAGTTTATTGTTATTTATTTACATGTACTGAGAGAAATTCTTGCCATTTTGGCCTTTCCAGATTGCAGCATTGCACGAGGATAAGAAGGCAATGGAACGCCTCAACAAGTCAAAAGAGTCAGCTCTGCTTGAAGCAGAACGGATCCTGCGAAGTGCTTTAGAAAGGGCTTTGATGGTAGAGGAGGTTCAAAACCAAAACTATGAGTTGAAGAGACAGATAGAAATCTGCCAGGTGCAACTTCTTTTAATTGATATGTCACTTTTTTCATGCTCATAAGGATCTAGTAAAGAAGATAATATGAGAGTAACAAATGCAGGAAGAGAACAGAATTCTGGAGAAAACAAATCGCCAAAAAGTTTTGGAGGTTGAAAGGCTCAGCCAAACCATTCAAGAGCTTGAAGAGGCAATCTTAGCTGGTGGGGTTGCAGCTAATACTATCCGTGACTATAAGCGACAAATTTCTGAAATAAATGTAGGTTTCATACTTTTATAAGCTGATACGAATCTCTTCAATTTTCCATGGAAATTTGGTTTTACAGTTGCATAGATTGTGAAACATGGGGGTAGAACAGCACATGGATTTCTAGGCAATTGGTCTTGACTCAGATTTCACTTTTCAGGAGGAGAAAAGGTTGCTGGAGAGGGAGCTAGCCAGAGCAAAAGTTTCAGCAAACCGAGTAGCGACTGTAGTAGCTAATGAGTGGAAGGATGAAAATGACAAGGTCATGCCTGTAAAGCAATGGCTGGAAGAGAGAAGGCTGCTGCAGGTATTTTTATCATAGCAAATTCATGGACCAATTTGAGATCACAATATAAGAAAGACATCAAATCCCTTTGCTGCATATGTAGGCTGAGATGCAACGACTAAGAGACAAGCTAGTTATAGCAGAGAGAACAGCCAAGGCAGAAGAACAGCTCAAGGCAAGTTTTATCTCCCATTTTTTTTAAATCTGCATTTCGTCTATCTGGTTAATCAGTTAGGTTCTGTTTCTGAACGGTATAACTccgcttcaggacaagttgatgCTAAGGCTAAAGACACTAGAAGAAGGCTTAAAGCATGTATCAAGCTTCTCTATCAATTCCCCTAAGCCAGCGAAAACAAGTAACATTCTAGGATTTCTATCAAGTAATGGAGGACTAAGGAAGAGGTCTTCCTCGCAGCCAAGGGCTTCCACCATCAGTAGAAGTACTCCTTTGCAGCAGCCAAACATAGAAAACGAAAATGCCAATGCTGCCAGAAAGCTGAAACGAGCTGATAGCTTCAAAAAGAAATATTGTTCTGCAGAAAACAAATTGAGAAATAGTCTGTGGGCATCTAGAAGTAAGGTTACTGACAGCAATGGCAAGGAAAACGCAGAACTGATGGCAAATACAGATGCAAATATCGACAAGTATGAGAAAGATGAGACAACAATTTCAACAGAAATGAAAAACAAAGCTGGTGGCAATGAGGACTTACATTGTATGGGAACTAAAAATCCTGAATGTGAAGATGTAGTTTCAGGGTTTCTGTATGACAGACTTCAAAAGGAGGTCATAAATCTAAGGAAGTCTTGTGAGGCTAACGACAGTATCTTGGATGCTAAAGATCAAGAAATTCAGGTGAAATAATAGCACCTCCCTCTCtgtcttttctttattattaGAAGCATTCAATCACGAGTTATTGACTTCATGAGGTAAAAATTACTTTCAGATGCTCATGAAGAGGGTTAGTGCACTGAACAAAGCCATTGAAGTAGAGTCGAAGAAAGTGAAGAGAGAAACTGCAGCCAGAGAGAAGGAAGCTGTATCAGCAAAAGTCGATCACACCAAAAAGTTTGGGAGTATGAACTCCACTAGAAGGCAAGTAAATttaaacctttttaactttttgatTTATCTTTGATTATAAGTATAAATGACTATTTGCTAAAATGAGAATCCTGATTAACGTAGAGGAAATAACCTTGGCGATAATTTGAATTGTAGCAGGTAAATGCAAGTTTCTCGAAGAATTCTTCGATCTGATTGACTTGAAATCTACCTGAAATTCATTTCATTCTTCAACCTTGTGTTTTGATTTTTCAATGTAAACCCGGGACTGCTTCACTGATGATAGATAGTTGAAATAAAGCTCAGATTAAAAGCGAAAGCAGTCTGACCTTATTACCTGATAGGATGAAGCTGAAATGTGATCATTTCTGCTTTGAGATTTACAAGGATGATttccaatttggtttggtttgtgtATATGAATAAATAGCAATACAGGATTTTCTGAAAAATGGAAACAAAATGTTCTACTCAGTGAGGAATATGTACAGAAACAGTTTTATACAAATAAAAGTCAGCGAGATATATTGGAAAATTGTATGTAGACATGAATTACAAAAAACAATTGCACATCAAAATTAAATACCCATCTTGTTGCCTGCTCTCATTTTCTCTTTTGTCCTTAGGACAGATGCAGAAGTTGGTTATTGATAATTAAATTCCTGTGGTGGTACTCTGTTGGCCTTAATTAAATGCAAGCTTAACTGTCCAGCTTCTCATTCGATGGTACACATACAGGGTATTGTAAGCGAAGGTCATAGGCTTAACAATCAAACCCTTCCACTAAAgaaccaaaactaaaaaaaaCCTTCGATATATAAATTTGGAGTACACATCCAGTCCTTGTAATCGTCTCAAACAAGGCACAGAAAACAAAGAAGAAAATAAGTAAGATaagaaaaactgctcaaatatggCAGAAACAGAGGAGGCAAAACATAGAGAttagacccaaaaaaaaaaaaaaaacagaagcaTCTCTCATGTTTCCTCAGAATCTACTGTGTACCATCTATCATGAATATATACAAGTCCCAGTGTAGGAAAAGTTACATTACAATGCAACTGGTGAAGGAAAAATTGGACAATTATTGTACCAGTTAAAATTTCTGAACCTCTTGGATGGTAGCTAAAGATGGCTGCCATTTGCGACGCTCTTCCCTAAAACTCCCAGAGAATCGAACAGCAATtcttttggacttgaactttgcGTTTCTTAACAGTAACTCTAACTGCTGCCTGGTCAACACAATCTTTACTTTCTGCTTTGTACAAGTTGCTTGGTTGACCAACTTAGAAGAAACCTTGAGACTCACAAGGGGTGGCATAAGATAATAAAGCTCCCCTGGTTCTAGCTTGGTGTTGGGTGATAGTGGTAAGAAAGGGAAGGCATGGTGTACAATCTTATAGCCATGATAGTGGCCGGAAGTGATCATTTTAACCAGCGTTGAGGCTTTGAACTCTTTTTCTTCGCCATTGTACATTATAACTCTACTCTTCTCTGCAGGTTGATGACACAGTACATCTATACAGTTGCCCATTGTTCAATGATGTCCTGAATTGTAGTAAAgagtcatcactcatcaatttaTAATGCGGCTTTAATTGATTTCACGGTTGGATGAAATTTTACGTGCAAGCCATCACAACTTCAATTTATtagctatttatatatatatatatatattggaaaagtgaaacttattttattaatttattacaaTACCTTTTGGGTCAATGGAAGTATGCCTTTTTAAGAAAGGGAGGGATTATTTTGATAATGttcattttcatttataaaataaataaataaataacttaaaaaagtCAAACGTTTGTGTATTTTATATGATGCTGTACCCTCTAAAGATAATGTAAAATTTCAACAATTTTGTATATTTTTTGGCCTTGTGGAAGTCAAGCAAACAACATATTGAAATATGGGATGCTTATAAGACCATAAAAGAATATTGCACATTAAAGAGTGCTCAGCACAAACGGTCTCCATATGCGTGTTGGGTTTAATATGAGGATTTCATAACCTAATTGCATTTTGCAATTAGATATGCTGCCATCCAATAAGAAGGCAATTTGTGGGGCTCTTTCTTATTAGTCTTCGAATTCTATATAAAAGTAAAACTAAAATAGGCCtaattacaatatttataaattCAGTAGCAAAAAcaatcaatttatatatatataaatcccaCTTTTCTAAGCATAATTCTCAATAGTACGTAAATGTTTATGTTTTAGTAATATATTTAGCAACCtacaataaactaaataaattcaacactaaaattttatttattttgtgaaaaataatttaGTTATGGTGTCACTATTAACCAACTGTGATCATCACTAGCCGCTAGCTTAATGTTGGCAAGCAATAATTTTTTTCCCTTTAATGTCTTACatagttaaatttttatttaacacATTATTTACCTAGTTTTAAATTTGAAGAATATGCATTTTAAGCACATTTAGATATTAcattaatttataattacattttctttagtttatttaatttttattcatctATTTTAATGATAAGATAAATTATATAACATATATATTTATTAGTCATCTTATATATCAACAACAACAATTAAATATAGTTTTAGTAAACATTAATTAGTTATCAGCTATCAACTATCAATTATCAACGATAGTTATTGACTATCCGTTATATTTAAGAGCTAAACCAAACAAACCTTTAGATTTAGGGGCTAATGATGGATGCAGTATTTGAACTAGGTATCTTATGTACCTTACTCATGATTTGActgttttaaatttcttttttattatttaaaataaaatttaaaaaatattgacagttaatttttcaatttagttgaactaataaaaaattagcttttatattattaaaatattaacccactaaattttttgtttaattcggtcaataaaaaatatcaatCATTGATAGATGATATAGAGTACAATGACAAATGCGACATTTATACCTAATGCCTTGTATACCTTACCTACAATTTGATTCATTTTAAAATtcctttttattacttaaaaggacatttaaaaaatattagcaattaattttttaattcaattgggtcaataaaaaaattaacctTTTAAACTATTAGAATACGGgttcattaatttttttctttatattaaaaaatatcaactattaaaaattttattagaaattttttAAGATAAATGTGAGAGTCTATTAAGTACATACTCATATTTAAATTActctaaatttaaaataaaaattaaaatttgaggaGGCAATGACCCCTTTCAGCCCAAGAATTTGGTATTAAatgaatgtaatatttaaatcTAAGTGTCttgtatattttaattacaacttgagtctttttaaaattattgttattaattaaaggaaatttaaaaaatatagatcactaattttttaatttaattgagctaacaaaaataatattttaaattattagaatataaatttattattttttttctaattaagccaataaaaaaaataaaccttttaaactttttttaaaaactaattttttaCGGCACGTGCGTTGTGCATCTTAACTTTGTAATatgtttttaaattataattttttatttaaaaaattatttttaatttattcaaaacTAGGATctaattgtaataataataaataataataaaacttaaataattaattacataTCAACTTAGAATGAGAAATATTACACCTAAAGTTATACGTTAATAAATCATACTCAACACAAAATATACAGAGTTTATAAAAAAAatgtataaaataatatataatacttTCTTTTAAAACAAATAATATGTAATTTCTCAAAAAGTCTATTGAAGGGAGACAAAACTCTATATATAAATGTtattatataaatagaattacaggaaattttaaaaaaatataccaTGTTGTTATCACATGATTATTTAAGAGAGAGAGTTTAcattttcattaaattaatatcaTGTAGTTTTATGATGTCATATTACCTTTGTATCAATTAATATAATGCTAGcatagttatttttttttttttcaattagtaTTATTACTCTATTAAAGAATATAAGGATAATATGATATCACAAAATTAAGATATTAATTTGataaactaaaaattttgtcaatttagtAATATATTTTGGAAATTACATCTACCTCTCTCTATATataagttaataaaataaaagtaagagaaaattataaattaaagtaAATAATAGAAAGTGAAATTTATATTGAAAATTTTGCGATAAAAATTAtacataataattattaaaaatttatgtacGGAATTTTTTACTAATtacttatatatatttatataattaacatttttaattatttatatctaTACATATGTatctttataataataataataataataataataataataataataataataataataataataataataataataataataataataaaacctaTTTCTATCATACATTTACTATATCAttgaatatatttaatttattttccttttgtttaaaaaatattagaggtatttacaatttaaaatatttttatattataatagttATAAGCTAGGGTAATAAGAATATAATAGGAAAAAAGTTCTATTTTTCATTTAATCatttgttaattttaattaattaaatatttaaaatgcacaaaaatttttaatactctttataccttttttattattttttatatataatgagtaagaatatctttccaaaaaaaatttaaaatagaataaaacagttaaaaattaaaaacttcaGCTTGATATAAAATCTAGGTTAATTCACTAACGATTGTAAATGCCAAAATCCAAATTAAGCGAATgtctttataaaataaatatttatatttaataattaataatttaatatgaataatattctattttatatataaaaatttaaataaaatttattaatttttaattacttaCTTCTATATTATGAATGTTGTATACAGGGGCTGATCCAAGTACCCAAActtgttgtttttctttttttttttttaatattgcttttccttttattttaaaaaactaaatattaaataatatttaaaaatttttacgtttatttaaattattaaaaattttaattttagtaactttttttttaatttgtctcTAAAAATTTCACTCAAAATTTagcaataatatttttatttcattaatatttaaaattagtttACCATCAATTATGAAAATAGgttaaatattaagaaaaaaaatatataattttttattaattataataattatatgacTACTTAATTTTTGTCCTCCTCCATTTTTAATTTTGTCTGCGTCTAATTGCATATAAAAATTTATGCTATATCTATATAATGTTTTAGTGAATATATTTAAATCACCAGCTTACATATATTGTTGACAAAGATGTGAGAGATTTTTTTCCTTTCATTGTTAATTccacaaattttcttttcttttaactaAGTATAgtatttatgtttttttttttttttttttttttttgtctaaagtTTAATTTTTGTTTCGATAAGTTTACGTTTCAAAattaacatagaatttaaaaaaatggaattttattaattaaaatttagagtatTAATTATTAGTATAATTAAATGTTATTTAAATTGGAATTGGTTTTTTCTTTTAACATAAATTCACGGTGTTTTTAAGGAAATatgcatttattaattaattttttataagattttaatttaGGCTGCAATAGAAATTTAGTCTAGCAAAATTATAAGTAAGATTAggagttttaatttataaaaactctgaaattaatataaataattaaaaataatatatatgtaaataatataaaaatttaaagatatttttgTCCACTTAAAAGTTTGCATTACCCCttcattcatacatttatatatatatattatagatagatatttaataattttaatatttttattaatttgaataaACTTCatgtaaatagaaaattaataaatgaataatatatttactattattatgtgattttttaattttttttcctcaaTTTATTTCTATTTATACTTTTAATTCACATATTTCCtatcattttatttcaaatttaaggcaaaaaaaaatcaaatatttaaaaataaaatataaacaagtaataaaatcaaaataattgtaattataattttcaaaattatagataaattaattaaaataatatttttttatcaatttgagaATATCAGctaaaattgatataaaaataaaaagattagctaatattaattaataatggtTGCAAATATTTGAACTGCTTTTATCAGTTAAGTAATCTAATTAAGCTagttactaaaattaaaattaatgtcaaactttgaaattaaattaataaaattaaaaggtttgactaaaattaaagaaatttataaaagttttgatttttttttagacAATTAgccataaataataatataaaacttatataaatagataaaaatttgaaatgaataagcatttaaatttgatattatgatttttttattacatttaatataaaattaaaatctatttttattttaaacaatGAATTAACCAAATAAAGTCTAAACAATTTTTAtaaatagtattttttaaaaattctaatatatttataaattataatattttattgatacaaggaataaaattattttgaaaatatgactaattaataaaatttaaaattttaattgattttataaaaattgtaaaactaacgttagttttattctatttacttaaattaatcaaaattgaaatgcaattataataatttcattaaaatttttataataatttgagaatataagattatttatttttattcttaataaaaatgaaacaaataaattttgtttatatgtaaaaataaattttaagtttgaataaagatatatttttatcaatataaataattacaaaaatGCTATAAATTTATAACCAATAAGGTGGTTTATTTTCTTGAATtcgattaaaaattaaaattcttaattttaatatgtcattaatgctaaatttttatttaattaaatatataactatgtatatatatatatatatatatatatatatatatatatatatatatatataaattttattaataaattaaataatttttaatgagtaAATAATACTTCTAGAATTATAATTATAGGATTactatattaatttttttgtataattaaaattattattaaaataatattaaaattttaatttatatcaattattgtaatattaaaaaataaaattattaggtaTTTAGTTATAAATATTTTATCGCTAAAAATTATTAGTGATATTTTAGAATATTGTAGAATTAGCATCATAGAGAATTTAGCGACAAATTTTCTATCCCGAAAAGATTAGAGACAATAATGTTTGAAAGGTATTAATTCCTAACATTATTAGTAATGCATATTTTTATCGCTAAATAGTATTAGCAATAAATTTATATGGATTAGTTATATGTTTTGTCTTTAATATGCATTATTGGCGACGAATGATTTATTTATCGCTATTAATatgttttttcatattttttaaatagtagataaattaataatatttattattttttatttattaattttttattttagttaattacttataaaattttatatttaattgaagttaagtataagtaggattaagaattttaaatttatatgaactctaaaattaaaaattttaaatttatataaaatttaaaattaatttaaataataaaagtataattgtgattaattttaagaacgaAAGGCAATTTCGAAAATGCTAATGTTTCCTCCCTTCCTCTCTCCCAGCGTCCCTCCTCCCctctttcatatatttatatataatatagatgtTTAGAAGCTAaatatgagagcattaaatacatGTTTGTATCTAAACTCctccaaattaaaaattaaaaactttagTAAGGTGGTGGCCCCTGCCAGCCACCTTGTCCATTGTTGTTTACAAATTTTATTGCCTTAGACAAGTCATTTATCCAAATATTAACGTTGTTAGAGAAACCCTAAAGAGAGACTCTTTAGATGTAGTCACCACTGGATTGATGATCTAAACTATAAATCTATATAAATTTCAAGAGTTAGCCCAAGTCTAGTAACTCACATGCTCTCTCCATCATATTGAGGTAGACACT
It encodes:
- the LOC110646791 gene encoding microtubule-associated protein 70-5, encoding MEGYEEQLLPGGEQLSLSQPDPFVIELNRLQNLHKEKDRELGAAHAEIKALRTTEVSKDRAIEELGNDVNKLDQKIRDTENLLEHKNLEIKKLTNEKKDALAAQYAAESTLRRLHANLKDDDSLPIESFIAPLEAEIKIYKSEIAALHEDKKAMERLNKSKESALLEAERILRSALERALMVEEVQNQNYELKRQIEICQEENRILEKTNRQKVLEVERLSQTIQELEEAILAGGVAANTIRDYKRQISEINEEKRLLERELARAKVSANRVATVVANEWKDENDKVMPVKQWLEERRLLQAEMQRLRDKLVIAERTAKAEEQLKDKLMLRLKTLEEGLKHVSSFSINSPKPAKTSNILGFLSSNGGLRKRSSSQPRASTISRSTPLQQPNIENENANAARKLKRADSFKKKYCSAENKLRNSLWASRSKVTDSNGKENAELMANTDANIDKYEKDETTISTEMKNKAGGNEDLHCMGTKNPECEDVVSGFLYDRLQKEVINLRKSCEANDSILDAKDQEIQMLMKRVSALNKAIEVESKKVKRETAAREKEAVSAKVDHTKKFGSMNSTRR